In a genomic window of Lathamus discolor isolate bLatDis1 chromosome 4, bLatDis1.hap1, whole genome shotgun sequence:
- the CCDC82 gene encoding coiled-coil domain-containing protein 82, producing the protein MEIKKVVRRYETRTKTAATELSSSKSRVDWRRTKRELILLDSSDESSGTSEEEEPSTSEDEVDDKDETAVKNSLSDHEEKSHDGEVTDSSEDEECVVPGKRKRLNSSVLYDSDDESEDSDILVRKVFAKRRCIIDEDENSRELQPDKTCSTENDSTNKKQKVFAKLKQLARQRTTWRSSRSENCEDSNSEAEVEEEPFFHLPLTPTEGSETDCNSLKDFIVEEEDDDDDDDTEHVTGENEAQHKELNSLLANYIPHLSRCDHYVHFKRIVKAFLINAIDDTFLSSLYDGTRHKKYAQDMLLSLHYLDDRFIQPRLENLVSGSRWKDRYKERVDCYPNVQITLKSPKYMSCHACELNRYCKFNVLLSGKLYNSRTLETDDFMSDDKQVLEVGVVCADRTRVYHNLKHFKYKLYLHCSSITKLDGFEDEPVKDTVERLFSQLEDSGWIQKRYTDLEDCMNDADSFQEERID; encoded by the exons ATGGAGATAAAAAAAGTTGTCAGAAGGTATGAAACAAGAActaaaacagcagcaacagaacTGTCATCATCCAAATCCCGAGTTGATTGGAGACGCACTAAGAGGGAGCTCATACTACTTGACAGCAGTGATGAATCCTCGGGTACCTCTGAGGAGGAAGAGCCTAGTACATCAGAAGATGAAGTAGATGACAAAGATGAAACTGCTGTGAAGAACAGCCTTTCAGATCATGAAGAGAAAAGCCACGATGGGGAAGTAACAGATAGTAGTGAGGATGAGGAGTGTGTTGTGCCTGGAAAGCGCAAAAGGTTGAACTCATCTGTCTTGTATGACAGTGATGATGAAAGCGAGGACAGTGACATACTTGTTAGAAAAGTTTTTGCCAAGCGCCGCTGTATAATAGATGAAGATGAGAATTCCAGAGAACTACAACCTGATAAAACCTGCTCTACAGAAAATGATTCTACTaataagaaacagaaagtgTTTGCAAAATTGAAACAACTTGCAAGACAAAGAACAACCTGGAGGTCCAGCAGAAGTGAAAATTGTGAG GATTCTAATAGTGAAGCAGAAGTAGAGGAGGAGCCATTCTTTCACTTGCCCCTCACACCCACAGAAGGTAGTGAAACTGACTGCAACAGCTTGAAAGATTTTATAGTAGAggaagaagatgatgatgacgatgatgacACAGAGCATGTAACGGGTGAAAACGAGGCACAACACAAGGAACTGAATAGTTTGCTGGCAAACTACATCCCACACT TATCTCGCTGTGATCATTATGTACACTTCAAAAGAATAGTAAAGGCTTTCCTCATAAATGCAATTGATGACACTTTTCTGAGCTCATTATATG ATGGAACAAGACATAAGAAGTATGCACAGGATATGTTGCTCTCACTTCATTATTTGGATGACCGTTTCATTCAGCCTCGTCTTGAGAACTTAGTCTCTGGAAGTCGCTGGAAAGATCGATACAAG GAGCGTGTGGATTGTTACCCGAATGTTCAGATAACCTTGAAAAGTCCAAAATACATGTCTTGTCATGCCTGTGAATTGAATCGTTATTGTAAGTTTAATGTGCTGCTCTCTGGAAAGCTTTATAATAGCAGAACACTGGAAACAGATGACTTCATGTCAGATGACAAACAG GTTTTGGAAGTTGGTGTGGTGTGTGCAGATCGGACAAGAGTTTACCATAATTTGAAGCACTTCAAATACAAGTTATACCTGCATTGCAGCTCCATTACCAAGTTGGATGGTTTCGAAGATGAACCAGTCAAAGACACAGTAGAACGTCTTTTCAGCCAGTTGGAAGACAGTGGGTGGATTCAGAAG agATACACTGATCTTGAAGACTGCATGAATGATGCAGACAGTTTCCAAGAAGAGAGAATAGATTAA